The Streptomyces sp. NBC_01363 region GGAGCGCCGCGAGGTAGGGCGGGATGGTCGCGTGCTCGACGAGCAGCGCCTGCTGGAGCGCCTGGCGCAGATCGTCCGCCGAGGCGATGTCGAGGACCGGCGGAGCCGGTTCGGTGGCCAGCCACTTCACGATGGTGTCCCGCTTTCCTGGTGAGAGATCCCGTGTCACGGGCATGTGGTGGGGTGATTCCCGCGGCGCCAGCAGCGACTTGCCGATGTACACCGCGTGCCCGGCGACATGGCCGTAGTGCCCCAGGTCGAACACGTCGTGCATCGCCGGGTAGAGGTTGGCGTACTGCTGGAGCAGCGGCTGGACGTCGCGGACCCAGGTGGGCTTCTCCGGTGTCCGGTGCAGGGTGAAGAGCCGCATGCTCAGCCGGCCCTCCGGCTCCTTGGGGCGCTCGGCGAAGCCGTAGGCCGCATCGGCCACGATGCCGTCGATGACCCGGCGCGGATTTCCGGGGTCCGTCCCGGTGAGGGTGACCTCCGCCCGGCCGTCCGGACCGGTGGTGACCGTCTCCGGCGCCCGCAGCGCCGCGGGCAGCGACGAGGTGTCCACGGCGATCCGCAGTCCGGCGGCCGGCCGCCCGTACCGGGTGGCGTGCAGGTGCGTCGTCGCGGTGTTGTGCGGCGCCTCCGGGTAGATGCGGAAGACCCCGCCGTCGGCCCGCAGGAAGGTCGCGTCCTCGTTCTCGGCAAGGACGACGGAGGCCGCCTCCCCGAAGGTGTCCACGACGGCCAGCCGGCGTTCGCGCACCGACTCCGCCTGAGCGGCGGTCAGCCGGACCGCGGCGATGCCCGCCAGCTGCTCGTAGAAGCCGGGGCCGGTGTCCAGCGGCCCGAGTTCCTGCCGGGATCCGTCACCGTCCAGGGCGACCAGCCGCAGCGGGCCGACACGCTCCAGCGGGCCGCCGCGCGAGGTGGCCCTGATGCTGTTCCCCAGGTCCACGAAGACGGTACGGGTGTCCTCGTCGACCCGGCACGGGGCGTGGTGCAGGGGCCCGGAGTCACCGGACCGGCGCAGCCGGCGCCCGGCCACCAGATGCCGGGGCTCCCCCTCGGCGCAGGGGCCGATGGAGCCGACGACACGGCCGAAGGTGAGCGAGTCGATCCACCGCTCGACGCCGTCCTCGACGCCGTCCAGATTGAGCTTCACCGAGAGCGAGTCGCCGTGAGTGGCGGAGCGCAGCGCGCGCAGCACGGGAGAGGCGAGGTCCTCGGCCCACTGCACGCCCGTGAGCACGGACTGATACGTCGCGGACGGGTCGCCGCGGCCCGAAGGCAGGGTGGCGCGGATCCACACGTCCTCCATCGCCGCCGGTGCGAAGTCGCCGCGCAGCTGTTCGCGGCCCTCGCCGTCCAGCACGCGCAGCCGCAGACCGTAGATCTCGGAGACCATCTGGTTCTGCGGGTCCAGGTCCACCAGCTTGCCGTTGGGCCGCCGGTCGTCGTCCGCGATCCGGCCGCCCACCACCGGGTCGTCGGATCCCTCGGTCACCACCCGCCCGTCGGGGCGGCAGACGCTGGTCACCCGCACGTCGGTCAGCCGCAGGGCGCCTGAACCACGCGGATTCCAGAGCCCGTTCGGGTCCGGAAGCTCCATGCGCCACTGGAACCGGGGTTCGAAGAGGTCGTTGTCGAAATAGGGCGGCAGGTTGTTCGCGGTGGCCACATCGGCCTGGAAGGTGCCGGCGAAATTGAGCCTAGGGAATCCGAGGTACGACACGGGCGCCTCTCAGTCGCGTGGTTCGAAGGTGATCGGCAGGCTTTTCAGGAAGCGGAAGTTGATGCTGTCGAGCCAGTCGGGCTCGGAGGCGGCGGGAGCCCAGTCGTCCACCCTTCGCAGCAGTGCGCGGATCGCCACATCGATCTCCGCGAGGGCGAGCGAGGCGCCCAGGCAGTAGTGGAT contains the following coding sequences:
- a CDS encoding ferritin-like domain-containing protein, whose translation is MSYLGFPRLNFAGTFQADVATANNLPPYFDNDLFEPRFQWRMELPDPNGLWNPRGSGALRLTDVRVTSVCRPDGRVVTEGSDDPVVGGRIADDDRRPNGKLVDLDPQNQMVSEIYGLRLRVLDGEGREQLRGDFAPAAMEDVWIRATLPSGRGDPSATYQSVLTGVQWAEDLASPVLRALRSATHGDSLSVKLNLDGVEDGVERWIDSLTFGRVVGSIGPCAEGEPRHLVAGRRLRRSGDSGPLHHAPCRVDEDTRTVFVDLGNSIRATSRGGPLERVGPLRLVALDGDGSRQELGPLDTGPGFYEQLAGIAAVRLTAAQAESVRERRLAVVDTFGEAASVVLAENEDATFLRADGGVFRIYPEAPHNTATTHLHATRYGRPAAGLRIAVDTSSLPAALRAPETVTTGPDGRAEVTLTGTDPGNPRRVIDGIVADAAYGFAERPKEPEGRLSMRLFTLHRTPEKPTWVRDVQPLLQQYANLYPAMHDVFDLGHYGHVAGHAVYIGKSLLAPRESPHHMPVTRDLSPGKRDTIVKWLATEPAPPVLDIASADDLRQALQQALLVEHATIPPYLAALLSVKSGHNTEIAGIIRGVVLEEMQHMAQVGNLLNAVGGKPQIGRPGLVPTYPGRLPGPVLPDLKVRLRKLSLEHVENVFMAIELPEYPVVDGKPFKGAVIRPDDVKVSGRGEILAADGEAVRTLENWFEKAEYRPLTIGWFYNQIARAVIRLDREGKLFTGDPARQVSWPGAPGVLFQVRDKRSALLAIHQITEQGEGSPHDLNGNGVADPGEFGHYYRFQEIVKGRRLIRNAKGAWVFEGARVPFDAEGVHPVADDADTYALPAGSVARRDSEQCDESYTRALTSLHRVFNGHPEEMDDAVGLMYQMQVQAKKLLGIKVPDGGGTVVGPSFQSPGVHF